The Pungitius pungitius chromosome 8, fPunPun2.1, whole genome shotgun sequence genome has a window encoding:
- the rabif gene encoding guanine nucleotide exchange factor MSS4, which produces MADQQQSEDVTNRSDLLSEEGKNSKTVLCQRCGSKVLCPGMAVFAEKELFLPSMRKKSGLSTTEGSVDGDTLTAHWFVDDMYTFENVGFTKDVGRIKYLICADCEIGPIGWHSLDDKKSFYVALERVNHA; this is translated from the exons ATGGCCGACCAACAACAGTCCGAAGACGTCACGAACCGATCCGACCTGCTGTCTGAAGAAGGCAAGAATAGCAAAACGGTCTTGTGCCAACGCTGCGGGTCCAAAGTGCTGTGTCCAGGGATGGCTGTGTTTGCAGAGAAAGAG CTGTTTTTACCATCCATGCGGAAGAAAAGTGGCCTCAGCACCACAGAGGGCTCAGTGGACGGGGACACTCTGACCGCCCACTGGTTTGTGGACGACATGTACACCTTTGAAAATGTGGGCTTCACGAAGGACGTGGGGAGAATCAAGTACCTCATCTGTGCAGATTGTGAGATTGGACCGATCGGCTGGCACTCTTTGGATGACAAGAAAAGTTTCTATGTCGCTCTGGAAAGGGTGAATCATGCATAA
- the adipor1a gene encoding adiponectin receptor protein 1a: MSARNGSASDADCRISEDCHVPDVELMELGPLLEEGGGRQAASKGVVSEGAAMLAEEEEEDDEVGEVLTLPLQAHHAMEKMEEFVHKVWEGRWRVIPFHVLPEWLKDNDYLLHGHRPPMPSFRACFGSIFRIHTETGNIWTHLLGLILFICLGTLTMLRPNMYFMAPLQEKVVFGMFFLGAVLCLSFSWLFHTVYCHSEKVSRTFSKLDYSGIALLIMGSFVPWLYYSFYCSPQPRLIYLTIVCVLGIAAIIVAQWERFSTPRHRPTRAGVFMGLGLSGIVPTMHFTIEEGFVKATTVGQMGWFYLMGAMYITGAGLYAARIPERYFPGKCDIWFHSHQIFHVLVVAAAFVHFYGVSNLQEFRYGLEGGCTDDTLL; encoded by the exons ATGTCAGCCCGAAACGGGTCTGCAAGTGATGCAGACTGCCGGATCTCTGAGGACTGCCATGTCCCAGATGTTGAGCTGATGGAGCTGGGGCCGCTGcttgaggagggaggggggcgacaGGCAGCATCCAAAGGCGTGGTGTCAGAG GGAGCTGCAATGCttgctgaagaggaagaagaggatgatgaggtGGGAGAGGTCCTAACCTTACCACTTCAGGCTCACCACGCcatggagaagatggaggagtttGTACACAAG GTTTGGGAGGGGCGCTGGAGGGTCATCCCCTTCCATGTCCTGCCCGAGTGGCTAAAGGACAACGATTACCTTCTGCATGGACATCGGCCCCCAATGCCCTCCTTCCGGGCTTGTTTTGGGAGCATCTTCAGAATTCACACTGAGACAGGGAACATCTGGACTCACCTGTTAG GGCTGATCTTATTCATTTGTCTGGGCACGTTGACCATGCTGCGGCCCAACATGTATTTTATGGCCCCACTGCAAGAGAAGGTGGTGTTTGGGATGTTCTTCCTGGGAGCTGTGCTCTGCCTGAGCTTTTCCTGGCTTTTTCATACAGTCTATTGCCACTCTGAGAAAGTGTCTCGCACCTTCTCCAA gCTTGACTACTCTGGCATTGCCCTCCTGATCATGGGCTCCTTCGTGCCCTGGCTGTACTACTCCTTCTATTGTTCTCCTCAGCCTCGACTTATCTACCTCACCATTGTATGTGTCCTCGGCATTGCAGCAATCATAGTTGCCCAGTGGGAGCGGTTCTCTACACCTCGTCACAGACCTACAAGAGCAG GTGTGTTCATGGGTCTTGGACTAAGCGGCATTGTCCCCACCATGCACTTCACCATCGAGGAGGGCTTTGTTAAGGCCACCACAGTCGGCCAGATGGgttggttctatctgatgggtGCCATGTATATCACTGGTGCTGGTCTCTACGCAGCAAGGATCCCTGAACGATACTTTCCTGGGAAGTGTGACATCTGG TTCCACTCTCATCAGATCTTTCATGTCCTGGTTGTGGCGGCAGCGTTTGTCCATTTCTACGGGGTTTCCAACCTTCAGGAGTTCCGCTACGGCCTTGAGGGAGGATGTACAGATGACACCCTACTCTGA
- the inavab gene encoding innate immunity activator b has product MEGSGEISDTDSGIILHSGSDSPMTHMKDVTTHTRAMKLKHQALQNRLELCLLELKKLCIREAELTGQLSDDYPLLPGEKPPHIRRRIGAAFKLDVQSFPRGAEESDLNLVDAELALQMKIYEAARKLCEEDHLSKAVKKSRLKQCKREEKKVKRLQETAFQLRLEHGRSSPLPAFNIAQHDLGASDDSSLSDSLVQDEEVTSQSSQLSSGLPDAGEKDQPQPPMSSQSFIDGPYVSPSVAPQSRPLTPSQSPHPGPDSMLSLNSSRGCDLPPIQHSPWTETSLDQPYQKSRKSRSSSKTSSPAQSELLPPLEACFASHLRLSRSQSNSVPSTPEMRVHRQLSLRISNPESSFEKDRGRSRGARRRLTEYAITLPEAPPPAVNYGNPVRAEDSNSENSFTSYNSSPRRERPGDLAKQYQPAQPHSGPAGSYGPQAFALTGFHHSPRHQHSPRFPKTYYNEEMVFQNDLARSYYTQQAPSPSNRYEYYYKEAAVPHHRAQRPLPAEVRLSPSPAQWDHPHYRSNDLPKQAVNEQLKSWHQRSQLKSPRSRSLDRQGAVRVKSMSTREATFHQNQNYHEQVIQRRALQRAADDSQGRWVVDDGSHFVSQL; this is encoded by the exons ATGGAGGGCAGCGGAGAGATCAGTGACACGGACAGCGGCATCATCCTTCACTCAG GCTCTGACAGCCCAATGACACACATGAAGGATGTTACCACGCACACACGGGCCATGAAGCTCAAACACCAGGCTCTCCAGAACCGACTGGAGCTCTGCCTACTGGAGCTGAAGAAACTCTGCATACGAGAAGCT GAGTTGACCGGCCAGCTGTCGGATGATTACCCTCTGCTGCCGGGAGAGAAGCCTCCGCATATTCGCAGACGCATCGGAGCTGCGTTTAAACTGGACGTGCAAAGCTTCCCTCGAGGAGCCGAG GAGTCAGATCTGAATTTAGTGGATGCCGAGTTGGCACTTCAGATGAAGATATACGAGGCAGCGCGCAAGCTCTGCGAGGAGGATCACCTGAGTAAGGCTGTGAAGAAGAGTCGGCTAAAGCAGTgcaagagagaggagaagaaagtcaAACGGCTGCAAGAAACGGCATTCCAGCTCCGACTGGAGCACGGTCgatcctcccctctccctgctTTCAATATTGCTCAACACG ATCTGGGTGCATCTGATGACAGCTCTCTGTCTGATTCATTAGTGCAAGATGAAG AGGTGACAAGTCAGTCCTCCCAGCTGTCCTCTGGACTCCCCGACGCAGGAGAGAAGGATCAACCCCAGCCTCCCATGTCCTCACAATCCTTCATAGACGGCCCCTACGTGTCTCCATCTGTGGCTCCACAGAGTCGGCCGCTGACCCCAAGCCAGTCTCCCCATCCGGGTCCTGACTCTATGCTGAGTTTAAACTCAAGCCGTGGATGTGACCTTCCTCCCATCCAGCACTCCCCGTGGACAGAGACCAGTCTCGACCAACCATACCAGAAGAGCAGGAAGTCACGCTCCTCCAGCAAGACGAG CAGCCCTGCCCAAAGTGAATTGTTACCACCGTTAGAGGCTTGCTTCGCTTCCCATCTACGGCTGAGCCGCTCTCAGTCGAACAGCGTGCCTTCCACACCAGAGATGCGAGTGCACAGACAACTCTCCCTCAG AATATCCAACCCTGAATCTTCATTTGAAAAAGACCGTGGTCGCAGCAGAGGTGCAAGGAGGCGACTGACGGAATATGCCATAACTTTACCAGAGGCTCCTCCCCCCGCTGTCAACTATGGAAACCCTGTTAGAGCTGAAGATAGCAACTCTGAAAACTCGTTTACGTCTTACAACAGCTCGCCGCGTCGGGAGCGGCCCGGGGATTTGGCCAAGCAGTATCAGCCTGCACAGCCGCATTCTGGTCCAGCCGGCAGCTATGGACCTCAAGCCTTCGCACTCACTGGCTTTCACCATAGTCCCAGGCACCAGCACAGCCCCAGGTTTCCAAAAACCTATTACAACGAGGAAATGGTCTTCCAAAACGATCTGGCACGGAGCTATTACACCCAGCAGGCACCCAGTCCTTCCAACAGATATGAGTATTACTATAAAGAGGCCGCCGTGCCCCACCACAGAGCACAGAGGCCTTTACCTGCTGAGGTCAGACTCTCCCCCTCCCCGGCTCAATGGGACCATCCACACTACCGCTCCAATGACCTCCCAAAACAAGCAGTGAATGAACAGCTTAAGTCATGGCACCAGCGCAGTCAGCTTAAATCCCCGAGGTCCCGCTCTCTAGACCGGCAGGGAGCAGTCCGAGTTAAAAGCATGTCCACCCGGGAGGCGACCTTCCACCAAAATCAGAATTACCACGAACAG GTTATCCAAAGAAGGGCTCTTCAAAGAGCTGCAGATGACAGTCAAGGCCGCTGGGTTGTAGATGATGGCTCTCACTTTGTAAGTCAGCtgtaa